The proteins below come from a single Bdellovibrionales bacterium genomic window:
- a CDS encoding DUF4105 domain-containing protein — protein MQMKLNNKFALAFVGLALSLCSLTALAMDTEPCPLMKAGKYKGQCIDTSGKRAVKIVSQSADSITVLNFRKAGVFYKAILPLNEIGSLSYEVVDLNAKPVNFLSLINISHTEMRFKLKPGSVIKLYPNDEHDGGAPIETETDVMVSMNYMAPKGVPYDPVKGFNEDLYASVLQIFSTQDEVKKRFTENKFNVYEVDLNVTPDQAGSILREAMMVSHRIQYGVAYDTWSSNCTTFLFDILDSGLHVKDQKPYRFSPLIANDTGLKPALKALVKRNLVSTSTKVELLNAEFGYGVFPSNSNRYFNTWIGKSLDSH, from the coding sequence ATGCAGATGAAATTAAATAATAAATTCGCCTTAGCTTTTGTCGGCTTGGCATTAAGCCTTTGTTCCCTCACCGCTTTGGCAATGGATACCGAGCCTTGCCCACTGATGAAGGCCGGAAAATACAAAGGCCAATGCATCGACACTTCCGGAAAGCGCGCGGTAAAGATCGTCAGCCAGTCCGCTGACAGCATCACGGTTTTAAACTTTCGCAAAGCTGGTGTTTTCTATAAAGCGATCCTTCCTTTAAATGAGATCGGTAGCCTCAGCTACGAAGTTGTCGACCTCAACGCAAAACCCGTGAACTTCTTAAGTCTGATCAACATCTCGCACACGGAAATGCGCTTTAAACTGAAGCCAGGTTCTGTGATCAAGCTTTATCCCAATGACGAACACGATGGCGGCGCCCCGATTGAAACTGAAACTGACGTGATGGTTTCAATGAACTACATGGCACCCAAGGGCGTTCCTTATGATCCGGTAAAAGGCTTCAATGAAGATCTTTACGCCTCTGTTTTGCAAATCTTCTCTACCCAAGATGAAGTCAAAAAGCGCTTTACTGAAAATAAATTCAACGTCTATGAGGTGGACCTCAATGTAACGCCGGACCAAGCCGGCTCGATTTTGCGTGAAGCCATGATGGTGAGCCATCGCATTCAGTACGGCGTTGCTTACGACACGTGGTCTAGCAACTGCACGACTTTCTTATTTGATATTTTAGATTCAGGCTTGCACGTTAAAGACCAAAAGCCTTATCGCTTTAGTCCACTCATTGCCAACGACACAGGTTTAAAACCGGCATTGAAGGCCCTTGTAAAAAGAAACTTGGTTTCAACTTCAACCAAAGTTGAACTCCTGAATGCAGAGTTCGGTTACGGCGTCTTCCCAAGCAATAGTAATCGCTACTTCAATACGTGGATTGGCAAAAGCCTCGATTCGCACTAG